A portion of the Rhodopseudomonas sp. BAL398 genome contains these proteins:
- a CDS encoding spinster family MFS transporter translates to MTITIPNTPDVSQAERIVARGTWYAWYVAFILTACYTLSFVDSKIPFILVQLIKKDLSLTDTQMGILAGPAFSLTYAIFTIPLARLSDRLSRKYIIAGAVTVWSAFTASCGFAHSFGLFMLGRVGVAFGESALTPAAHSIIADYFPERQRAKVIAIYFSGIAVGGFLALSLGGFLADRYGWRSAMYAVGATGLVLSLLMISTVREPAREQKNPSRKLSEGSLVALFAHPAIRNTIIGGTLLGMSFSASSAWSPAYIMRNYGMSASATGASLGAISGVIALVGILLGGFIATWFSRKDVRYGHRFLAVAFFVAAPLNVASFFVDSYPMFLFFHAVAMLLVITYPGPTYATIQSLVQPGSRSFAAAVTLFCIQGLGIAFGAFFAGFLSDQLAGHFGQNSLRWSIAAMSLLSIAAAFHYWIASNHMGHRSVNT, encoded by the coding sequence GTGACCATCACCATTCCGAATACGCCGGACGTTTCGCAGGCGGAGCGCATCGTCGCGCGCGGCACATGGTACGCGTGGTACGTGGCGTTCATTCTCACCGCGTGTTACACGCTCTCCTTCGTCGATTCCAAGATACCGTTCATCCTGGTGCAGTTGATCAAGAAGGATCTGTCGCTGACGGACACCCAGATGGGCATACTGGCTGGACCGGCCTTCTCTCTGACTTATGCGATCTTCACCATCCCCTTGGCGCGGTTATCTGACCGGTTGAGCCGGAAATATATCATCGCTGGGGCGGTGACGGTCTGGAGTGCATTCACGGCGTCTTGCGGTTTCGCACATTCGTTTGGGTTGTTCATGCTGGGTCGGGTCGGCGTCGCCTTTGGCGAATCGGCGCTCACGCCCGCGGCGCATTCGATCATTGCCGACTACTTTCCCGAACGGCAACGCGCCAAAGTGATTGCGATCTATTTCAGCGGCATCGCCGTGGGCGGCTTTCTGGCGCTGTCGCTCGGCGGATTTCTGGCCGATCGATACGGCTGGCGCTCGGCGATGTACGCCGTCGGCGCGACGGGCCTGGTGCTTTCGCTGCTGATGATCTCGACGGTGCGGGAACCCGCCCGCGAACAGAAAAACCCGTCCCGTAAGCTGTCGGAGGGCAGCCTGGTGGCGCTGTTTGCCCATCCGGCGATCCGAAACACCATCATCGGCGGCACCTTGCTGGGGATGTCGTTCTCAGCGTCCAGCGCCTGGTCGCCGGCCTACATTATGCGCAACTATGGCATGTCGGCCTCGGCCACCGGTGCAAGCCTCGGTGCAATCTCGGGAGTGATCGCCCTTGTTGGCATCCTGCTGGGAGGCTTCATTGCGACCTGGTTCTCTCGCAAGGATGTCCGCTACGGCCACCGATTCCTGGCAGTCGCCTTCTTTGTGGCTGCGCCGTTGAACGTCGCTTCCTTCTTCGTCGACAGCTATCCGATGTTCCTGTTCTTCCATGCCGTGGCCATGTTGCTTGTGATTACCTATCCCGGCCCGACCTACGCGACGATCCAATCGCTGGTGCAGCCGGGGTCGCGCAGTTTCGCCGCGGCCGTCACGCTGTTCTGCATCCAGGGCCTTGGCATTGCATTCGGCGCGTTTTTCGCCGGCTTTCTCAGCGATCAACTGGCGGGTCACTTCGGCCAGAACTCGTTGCGCTGGT